GTCCAGCCGGGAATCCAGATTGACCACCAGCTCCAGGTTTTCTGTAGCCATGGGCGAGATCTGGCTGCCCAGGGGGATGCGGATATCCGTCAGGGTGGTGCTGTCCCGGGTGCCGAAGGTGCCGTCGGCGTTGGCCTGCCACCCCTGGACCCGCAGGCCGTTGGCCTTGTCCACCAGGTTGCCGTTGCTGTCGATGTCGAAGGTGCCCACCCGGCTGTACAGGGTGTTGTTGCCGTCCTTGAGGATGAAGAACCCGTCCCCTTGGATGGCCATGTCGGTGTTGATGCCCGTGTATTGGACATTGCCCCGCTCGTGGATCTCGTCGATGCTGCCCAGGGTCATGCCCAGGCCCACCTGCATG
Above is a window of Sphingobacteriaceae bacterium DNA encoding:
- a CDS encoding flagellar hook-basal body complex protein, which codes for MMRSMYAGVSGLRNHQIRMDVIGNNIANVNTVGFKTSRVTFRELFSQTMRGASAPGDGRGGTNPMQVGLGMTLGSIDEIHERGNVQYTGINTDMAIQGDGFFILKDGNNTLYSRVGTFDIDSNGNLVDKANGLRVQGWQANADGTFGTRDSTTLTDIRIPLGSQISPMATENLELVVNLDSRLD